A part of Emcibacter nanhaiensis genomic DNA contains:
- a CDS encoding OsmC domain/YcaO domain-containing protein: MEITVNFLDNLRLEAKFDDFTITTDQPVRYKGDGTAPSPFDYFLASSALCAAYFIKVYCLSRDIPTEDIRVSQNNIIDPENRYNQTFQIQVELPTGISERDRLGILRSADRCTVKRVIQQGPDFNIEPVDNLDDKPLLEAYGGDGETMILGKDLPLEQTIANMTSILADLGIKIEVASWRNIVPNVWSLHIRDAASPMCFTNGKGATKESALCSALGEYIERMSCNFFYNDHYFGEEIANSAFVHYPNEKWFKPGADDALPEGLLDEHCLELYNPEGELRASHLIDTNSGRRERGICALPFTRQSDQETVYFPSNLLENLFVSNGMSAGNTLNEAKVQCLSEIFERAVKRHIIEEEIILPDVPKEVLARYPGILAGIEELENKGFPVLVKDASLGGRFPVMCVTLMNPKTGGVFASFGAHPSFEVALERSLTELLQGRSFEGLNDVPPPTFNSHAVSEPNNFVEHFIDSTGVISWKFFSAKHDYDFCDWDFSGTTEQESERLMEILAGLGKEVYVATYADFGAPACRILVPGYSEVYPVEDLIWDNTNKALMFREDILNIHSLTDGELEELLDRLEESELDHYTLISDLIGIVFDENTVWGRLDIGELKIMIYLALQQYEDARELVSDFLNYNDNTVERVLFYQAMGAVLDITIADELAVDDYVANLTRMYGADVMDSVLGAVTGEIRFPGLTKTSLKLEGLDKHLKLIESYKKLHRARGLQQ; this comes from the coding sequence ATGGAAATCACGGTAAATTTTCTGGACAACCTGCGGCTTGAGGCCAAGTTTGATGATTTCACGATCACGACCGATCAGCCTGTCCGCTATAAGGGCGATGGCACCGCGCCAAGCCCGTTTGATTATTTCCTGGCCTCCTCTGCCCTGTGCGCGGCCTATTTCATCAAGGTCTATTGCCTGTCGCGCGACATCCCGACAGAGGACATCCGGGTGTCGCAGAACAATATCATCGATCCGGAAAACCGGTATAACCAGACCTTCCAGATCCAGGTCGAATTGCCGACCGGTATCTCGGAGCGTGACCGGCTGGGGATTTTAAGGTCGGCGGATCGCTGTACGGTGAAAAGAGTGATCCAGCAGGGTCCGGATTTCAACATTGAACCTGTAGACAATCTGGACGACAAGCCGTTGCTGGAAGCTTACGGCGGCGACGGCGAGACGATGATCCTGGGCAAAGACCTGCCGCTGGAGCAGACCATTGCCAATATGACGTCGATCCTCGCCGATCTCGGCATCAAAATAGAAGTGGCGTCCTGGCGCAACATTGTGCCGAATGTCTGGTCGCTGCATATCCGCGACGCGGCGTCGCCCATGTGTTTTACCAACGGCAAAGGCGCGACCAAGGAAAGTGCGCTTTGCTCGGCGCTCGGCGAATATATCGAACGGATGAGCTGCAATTTCTTCTATAATGATCATTATTTCGGGGAAGAGATCGCCAACAGCGCATTTGTCCATTACCCCAATGAGAAATGGTTTAAGCCCGGCGCCGACGATGCCTTGCCGGAGGGGCTGCTGGATGAACACTGCCTTGAGCTCTATAATCCGGAGGGCGAGCTCAGGGCCTCCCACCTGATTGATACCAATTCCGGACGTCGAGAGCGCGGGATTTGCGCCTTGCCCTTCACCCGCCAGTCGGACCAGGAAACAGTCTATTTCCCGTCCAACCTGCTCGAAAACCTGTTTGTCAGCAACGGCATGAGTGCCGGCAACACGCTCAATGAAGCCAAGGTGCAATGCCTGTCGGAAATATTCGAGCGCGCCGTCAAACGGCACATCATCGAGGAAGAGATCATCCTGCCCGATGTGCCGAAAGAGGTTCTGGCAAGATACCCCGGCATTCTGGCCGGCATTGAGGAGCTGGAAAACAAGGGCTTCCCTGTTCTGGTCAAGGATGCGTCCCTGGGGGGCAGGTTCCCGGTCATGTGCGTGACCCTGATGAACCCGAAAACGGGCGGTGTATTCGCCTCCTTCGGGGCCCACCCGAGCTTTGAAGTGGCGCTGGAACGCTCCCTCACCGAACTCTTGCAGGGGCGGAGTTTTGAAGGCCTGAATGACGTGCCGCCGCCGACCTTTAACAGCCATGCGGTGAGCGAGCCCAATAATTTTGTCGAGCATTTCATTGATTCAACCGGCGTCATCTCCTGGAAGTTTTTCAGCGCGAAACATGACTATGACTTTTGCGACTGGGATTTCAGCGGCACCACTGAGCAGGAAAGCGAGCGCCTGATGGAGATCCTCGCGGGCCTCGGCAAAGAAGTCTATGTCGCGACTTACGCGGACTTTGGCGCACCGGCCTGCCGGATCCTGGTGCCCGGTTATTCGGAAGTTTATCCGGTTGAGGACCTGATCTGGGACAATACCAATAAAGCGCTGATGTTCCGGGAAGATATTCTCAACATCCATTCCCTGACGGACGGGGAGCTTGAAGAGTTGCTTGACCGTCTGGAAGAGTCGGAACTGGACCATTATACTCTGATATCAGACCTGATCGGCATCGTCTTTGATGAAAATACGGTATGGGGCCGGCTGGATATCGGTGAACTGAAAATCATGATTTACCTGGCCCTGCAACAGTATGAGGACGCGCGGGAACTCGTCAGCGATTTCCTGAACTATAATGATAATACCGTGGAGCGTGTTTTATTTTACCAGGCAATGGGCGCGGTGCTTGATATTACCATTGCTGATGAACTGGCTGTCGACGACTATGTGGCGAACCTCACCCGGATGTATGGCGCTGACGTCATGGACAGTGTGCTGGGAGCTGTGACGGGGGAGATCAGGTTCCCCGGCCTGACAAAAACGAGCCTGAAACTCGAAGGGCTGGACAAACATCTGAAATTGATTGAAAGCTATAAAAAACTGCACAGGGCGCGGGGATTGCAGCAATAG
- a CDS encoding GntR family transcriptional regulator, whose protein sequence is MTEFYRNGDRWDDTQEAYHQIMDAIVTQKLTPSQKVSENIFADMFGISRSISRNLIERLIAKQFLISVSPRVTQVAPLTLLEIKQNFMLRKILLPEAFSLAAPKVDFNALSRLAEEIENMLPIEDDETALKVLKTNKCLNLLAVEKTSYPLVIDWIEQLEDTAMRIYWLYTKINKSFFYSREQMEMTFSVMKNDEPGRTRKVLHDILTQTEDRILNSIFSQEQFNTQDLKV, encoded by the coding sequence ATGACCGAATTCTACAGAAACGGGGACAGATGGGACGACACACAGGAGGCCTATCATCAGATCATGGACGCCATCGTCACTCAGAAGCTAACACCCAGCCAAAAAGTGTCTGAAAATATCTTTGCAGATATGTTCGGCATAAGCCGTTCCATCTCCCGCAATCTGATTGAACGATTGATAGCGAAGCAATTTCTTATTTCTGTTTCCCCCAGGGTGACTCAGGTCGCGCCGCTGACCCTTCTGGAAATCAAACAAAATTTCATGCTACGCAAGATACTTCTACCCGAGGCCTTTTCTCTGGCAGCGCCGAAGGTCGACTTCAATGCTCTTTCCCGACTCGCTGAAGAAATCGAAAACATGCTTCCCATCGAAGATGATGAAACCGCTCTAAAGGTTCTAAAAACCAACAAATGCCTTAACTTGCTCGCAGTGGAAAAGACGAGCTATCCCTTAGTCATCGACTGGATAGAACAACTTGAAGATACAGCCATGCGTATTTATTGGCTTTACACCAAGATCAACAAGTCCTTTTTCTATTCCCGCGAACAGATGGAAATGACCTTTTCAGTCATGAAAAATGACGAACCGGGGCGTACCCGCAAAGTACTGCACGACATCCTCACCCAGACGGAGGACCGTATCCTGAACAGTATCTTCTCCCAGGAACAATTCAATACACAGGATCTTAAAGTCTGA
- a CDS encoding DUF1611 domain-containing protein produces the protein MVKTGRGLLEWRRELCRGQLRLSQDAVDLGLPDLTAAEAVGQGVKSLVIGTAGIGGGIPAEWHETLLDAVQQGMDIVAGVHTKLSELPFLCEAAEKSGARLVDIRTPPASLPVASGRKRSGRRLLTVGTDCAIGKKYTALVLEREMKKKGLNADFRASGQTGIMIAGQGIPIDAVISDFITGAAELLSPDNEPNHWDIVEGQGGIFHPGYAAVSHGLLIGSQPDAFVVCHDPSRDFISGWDDFRLPTIEQVIEQTVVIGSLTNPEIRCVGISLNTSRLSDSARQKATEDIAGRVGLPCVDPLKESIDPIIEKLISEFPAAPCR, from the coding sequence ATGGTGAAGACAGGTCGTGGCCTTTTAGAATGGCGGCGTGAGCTATGCAGGGGGCAGCTTCGATTGAGTCAGGATGCGGTGGATCTGGGTTTGCCCGACCTGACTGCGGCCGAAGCTGTCGGACAGGGGGTTAAGTCTCTGGTGATCGGCACAGCAGGGATTGGCGGAGGGATACCTGCAGAGTGGCATGAAACACTTCTCGATGCGGTCCAGCAGGGAATGGACATCGTGGCCGGGGTTCATACCAAACTTTCCGAACTGCCTTTCCTTTGTGAAGCGGCTGAAAAATCCGGTGCCCGCCTTGTTGATATCCGGACTCCTCCGGCGTCTCTTCCGGTCGCCAGCGGCCGGAAGAGAAGTGGTAGGCGCCTGCTAACGGTAGGTACTGACTGTGCCATTGGTAAAAAATACACCGCTCTTGTCCTTGAGCGGGAGATGAAGAAAAAGGGCCTAAATGCGGATTTTCGCGCCAGTGGTCAGACCGGCATCATGATTGCCGGGCAGGGAATTCCGATCGATGCAGTCATTTCTGACTTCATAACCGGAGCAGCGGAATTACTGTCGCCTGACAATGAACCGAATCACTGGGACATTGTTGAGGGTCAGGGCGGGATATTCCACCCCGGCTACGCGGCGGTCAGTCACGGACTGCTTATCGGGTCCCAGCCGGATGCTTTTGTTGTTTGTCATGATCCTTCCCGTGACTTTATCTCCGGATGGGACGATTTCAGGCTGCCCACCATTGAGCAGGTGATTGAGCAAACCGTAGTCATTGGCTCCCTGACCAATCCTGAAATCCGATGTGTCGGGATCAGCCTCAACACTTCCAGGCTTTCCGATAGTGCCCGTCAGAAGGCGACGGAAGATATCGCGGGGCGCGTTGGACTTCCCTGTGTCGACCCCCTGAAAGAAAGCATTGATCCCATTATTGAAAAACTAATATCCGAATTTCCTGCCGCACCGTGCCGGTAA
- a CDS encoding dipeptide epimerase: MKLNIEKISFPLKMPLVITGYVFTAADTVRVTLEDNGVTAWGEGMGVYYTNDLTDGIVSQLEAIAGRIEAGLTRAELQELLPPGGARNALDCALWDLDAKKSGKSIWQLLGMTPKALTTVCTIGIDTPGKMAEAAKNLAAYPHLKIKLSGDDPIGKLEAIRAARPDAALIIDVNQGWTFDELKEYIPQAERLGVDMIEQPLKRGGDAELEGFTSVVPLGADESCLSLEEYETAKRRYDAINIKLDKCGGLTEGLEIVRRAQQDGKGLMIGNMVGTSLSMAPSYVIGQFCRFVDIDGPLFLKHDVENALNYGDGGVVDIPDAALWG; this comes from the coding sequence ATGAAATTGAATATTGAAAAAATCTCCTTTCCCCTCAAAATGCCGCTTGTCATTACAGGGTATGTTTTTACCGCCGCTGATACCGTGCGGGTCACTCTTGAAGACAACGGGGTGACCGCCTGGGGCGAAGGGATGGGCGTCTATTACACCAATGATTTGACGGACGGCATCGTCAGCCAGTTGGAAGCGATTGCGGGCCGTATCGAGGCAGGCCTCACCAGGGCCGAACTGCAGGAGCTGCTGCCGCCCGGTGGGGCGAGGAATGCCCTGGACTGCGCGCTCTGGGACCTTGACGCCAAGAAAAGCGGCAAGAGCATCTGGCAGCTGCTCGGCATGACGCCGAAGGCACTGACTACTGTGTGCACGATCGGCATCGATACGCCGGGGAAAATGGCGGAAGCCGCAAAAAATCTTGCGGCTTATCCTCATCTCAAAATTAAACTGAGCGGTGACGACCCGATCGGGAAGCTTGAGGCGATCCGGGCCGCGCGTCCGGACGCCGCCCTGATCATCGACGTCAACCAGGGCTGGACCTTTGACGAACTTAAAGAATATATCCCGCAGGCGGAGAGGCTCGGGGTTGATATGATTGAGCAGCCCCTGAAGCGGGGCGGAGATGCGGAACTTGAAGGGTTCACATCCGTGGTGCCGCTCGGCGCTGATGAATCCTGCCTCAGTCTCGAGGAATATGAAACGGCCAAACGGCGCTATGATGCCATAAACATCAAACTGGATAAATGCGGCGGTCTGACCGAAGGTCTGGAGATTGTCCGCCGCGCGCAGCAGGACGGTAAAGGGCTGATGATCGGCAATATGGTCGGGACCTCCCTTTCCATGGCGCCCTCCTATGTGATCGGCCAGTTTTGCCGTTTTGTCGACATTGATGGGCCGTTGTTTCTGAAGCATGACGTAGAAAACGCATTGAATTACGGGGATGGAGGAGTCGTAGACATTCCCGATGCAGCGCTATGGGGGTAA
- a CDS encoding DUF819 domain-containing protein, producing MFDQSLISPVSNLLLLGGLCLSAAFGLWVDTTRIGRNVSGAAGILTLSMALSNLGVMPRAAEVYGVVWGYLVPLSIPLLLLKADLRRILAETQGMLGAFILGTIGTTIGVVFGFFLLPLGEEAAKLAGVFSATYIGGSMNMAAVTQAVNLTPDLAAASIAADNVIGVIYLSLLALMPSLLFMRRFFREEAVEEIATTDGGGAAEKPKLPEIDLSHIGLALGLAFVICATGEFLAGLVGLSGYSIMFVTGLTLLVANLFPHRLTHLKGDYEVGLLFMYIFFATIGLSADIAALLDKAVVVALYASVIVAFHAVVIFVGSRSFGLPLMEVVIASNACASGPASAAALAAGKGRVDLVGPGVLLGVFGYAVANFIGLSLAVLFGS from the coding sequence ATGTTTGATCAAAGCCTTATATCTCCTGTTTCTAACCTTCTTCTTCTTGGGGGGCTTTGCCTTTCCGCTGCCTTCGGCCTATGGGTTGACACAACGCGCATCGGTCGCAATGTTTCCGGCGCGGCGGGCATCCTTACCCTGTCTATGGCGCTCTCCAACCTTGGTGTGATGCCGAGGGCGGCGGAAGTTTACGGCGTGGTCTGGGGTTATCTGGTGCCGCTTTCCATTCCGCTGCTACTGCTCAAGGCTGACCTGCGCCGGATCCTTGCTGAAACACAGGGTATGCTGGGGGCCTTTATCCTCGGGACCATCGGGACCACCATAGGGGTCGTGTTCGGTTTCTTTTTGTTACCGCTGGGGGAGGAAGCCGCAAAACTCGCGGGAGTATTTAGCGCTACTTATATTGGTGGCTCGATGAATATGGCGGCGGTGACCCAAGCCGTGAACCTGACCCCCGACCTGGCAGCGGCAAGCATAGCAGCGGACAATGTGATCGGGGTGATTTATCTTTCTCTGCTAGCACTAATGCCGTCTCTGCTGTTTATGCGCCGTTTTTTCCGGGAGGAAGCGGTTGAGGAAATTGCGACGACCGACGGCGGAGGGGCAGCAGAGAAGCCGAAGCTTCCCGAAATTGATCTCAGCCATATAGGTCTCGCCCTCGGTCTCGCTTTTGTCATCTGTGCGACGGGGGAATTCCTGGCAGGCCTAGTCGGCCTTTCCGGCTACAGTATAATGTTTGTCACCGGTCTCACGCTTCTGGTGGCCAATCTATTTCCGCACCGGCTTACACATCTCAAGGGCGATTACGAGGTTGGCCTGCTGTTCATGTATATCTTTTTTGCAACAATAGGCCTCAGCGCAGATATCGCGGCACTTCTCGACAAAGCTGTTGTCGTCGCCCTTTATGCTAGCGTGATTGTCGCCTTCCATGCGGTCGTGATTTTTGTTGGTAGCCGTTCTTTTGGCTTGCCGTTGATGGAGGTGGTGATCGCCTCCAATGCTTGTGCCTCCGGTCCAGCGAGTGCCGCGGCTTTGGCGGCCGGCAAAGGTAGGGTGGATCTAGTTGGTCCCGGCGTCCTGTTAGGGGTTTTTGGTTACGCCGTAGCCAATTTTATCGGGCTATCGCTTGCAGTCTTGTTCGGTTCATAG
- a CDS encoding serine hydrolase: protein MISVKNMQKRLLLCLFYSVTLLAVGTVHSEERGMTPAEVDALIELAMEKFQVPGVSFGLIKDGKIIISKGYGVLEVGKKARVDDETLFAIASNSKAFTAASLAILVDEKKLNWDDKVTDYIPTFQMYDPWVTREFKIRDLLVHNSGLGLGAGDLMFWPSSGFSRKEIVHGLRYLKPISSFRSEYAYDNLMYILAGEVVEAISGVPYERFVETRILKPLDMKNCAADRVRLKGYKNIAEPHVLSERKLVRTKRIEKPYEKAVSAAAGGILCSTKSMLKWVNMHLHNGKLPNGTTLLSQEQHEIMIAPHTPMSVPKEFREKFQSNFKAYGLGFRVQDINGHKWVAHTGGLQGMVSYVNMIPDIDLGFVMFTNQHSGAFLSAVANTLLEAYTSERSTDWITYYEAKRKEQVAEAAKLVPVLEDSAYSPEQLLDYYIGTYRDPWFGKVTISEKNGGLYFASEKSERLRGRMLPYKEDLFIVYWDERELEADAYVKFERSFNRTLSGFVMKAVSPLTDFSFDFQDLDFRLVE, encoded by the coding sequence ATGATCAGCGTCAAAAATATGCAGAAAAGACTTCTGCTTTGCTTGTTTTATAGCGTCACTTTACTGGCCGTCGGTACGGTTCATTCTGAAGAAAGGGGTATGACGCCTGCGGAGGTGGATGCGCTAATAGAACTGGCCATGGAAAAATTCCAGGTACCTGGTGTATCCTTCGGCCTGATCAAGGACGGTAAAATTATCATATCTAAAGGATATGGAGTTCTGGAGGTTGGGAAGAAGGCGAGAGTGGACGATGAAACCCTCTTTGCGATAGCCTCGAATAGCAAAGCGTTTACGGCTGCATCCCTTGCCATACTGGTGGACGAGAAAAAACTCAACTGGGACGATAAAGTCACGGACTATATCCCTACATTTCAAATGTATGATCCTTGGGTCACCAGGGAGTTCAAGATACGGGATCTGCTTGTGCACAACAGCGGGCTAGGACTCGGAGCCGGCGACCTGATGTTCTGGCCGTCTTCAGGTTTCAGCAGGAAAGAGATAGTCCATGGGCTGCGGTATCTGAAACCCATTTCCAGCTTTCGGTCTGAATATGCTTATGACAATCTGATGTATATCTTGGCTGGCGAAGTGGTCGAAGCCATATCTGGCGTTCCATACGAGAGATTCGTTGAAACCCGTATCCTGAAGCCTCTTGACATGAAGAATTGTGCAGCGGACCGAGTTCGGCTCAAGGGATACAAAAATATTGCGGAACCACATGTTCTCTCGGAGAGGAAATTGGTCCGGACCAAAAGAATAGAGAAGCCCTATGAGAAAGCCGTTTCTGCAGCGGCAGGCGGCATCCTGTGCAGCACCAAGAGCATGCTGAAATGGGTAAATATGCATTTGCATAACGGAAAATTGCCTAACGGTACAACTCTACTCAGCCAAGAGCAGCATGAGATCATGATTGCACCCCACACTCCTATGTCGGTGCCAAAGGAGTTCCGGGAAAAGTTCCAGTCCAACTTCAAGGCTTACGGACTTGGGTTTCGTGTACAGGACATCAATGGACATAAGTGGGTAGCCCATACGGGCGGCCTTCAGGGCATGGTTTCTTATGTCAATATGATCCCGGATATTGACTTGGGTTTTGTAATGTTCACGAACCAACATTCCGGTGCCTTTCTGAGTGCTGTTGCCAACACTCTGCTGGAAGCATATACCTCTGAGAGATCCACCGACTGGATTACCTATTATGAGGCAAAACGAAAAGAGCAAGTTGCTGAGGCCGCAAAGTTGGTTCCCGTTCTTGAGGACTCGGCTTACTCTCCGGAGCAGCTATTGGATTATTACATCGGAACTTATCGAGATCCTTGGTTCGGCAAAGTGACAATAAGTGAAAAGAACGGTGGGCTATATTTCGCGTCTGAGAAATCAGAACGGCTGAGGGGTAGGATGTTGCCCTACAAAGAAGACTTGTTCATTGTCTATTGGGATGAACGTGAACTGGAGGCGGATGCTTATGTGAAGTTTGAGAGGAGCTTTAATCGCACGCTCAGTGGATTTGTCATGAAAGCCGTCTCGCCGCTCACTGATTTCAGCTTCGATTTTCAGGATCTCGACTTTCGCTTGGTCGAATAA